One Bacteroidota bacterium DNA segment encodes these proteins:
- a CDS encoding N-acetylmuramoyl-L-alanine amidase has protein sequence MQKYKYLAHAALILFIGFAWAAFKVPARKPGTEIKVLVIDAGHGGYDHGCMYGGANEKDITLSISNKLGKLISDSFKNIKVIYIRQSDSFVELHERAEIANKNNADFFLSVHVNASTSPSAYGTETYAMGLHKTAGNLSVAKRENASILLENDYKSNYDGFDPSSAEGHIIFSLYQNQFLKRSLDMAAQVEQNFKKLNRYSRGVKQAGFLVLWKTSMPSVLVETGYLSNHIERKYLTSCSGQDSTAMGIFRAFIGYKNMVEGRK, from the coding sequence TTGCAAAAATACAAATACCTTGCCCATGCTGCCCTCATTCTTTTTATTGGATTTGCTTGGGCTGCTTTTAAAGTGCCTGCTCGCAAGCCTGGAACGGAAATAAAAGTGTTGGTAATTGATGCGGGGCACGGGGGTTACGACCATGGTTGTATGTACGGCGGGGCCAACGAAAAAGATATTACGCTTTCCATCAGCAATAAGTTAGGCAAATTAATTAGCGACAGTTTTAAAAACATCAAGGTAATTTATATAAGACAATCCGACAGCTTTGTTGAGCTGCATGAGCGTGCAGAAATTGCCAATAAAAATAATGCCGATTTCTTTTTATCTGTCCATGTAAATGCAAGTACCAGTCCGAGTGCCTACGGAACCGAGACTTATGCTATGGGATTGCACAAAACTGCGGGCAACTTATCGGTAGCCAAACGCGAAAATGCTTCCATCCTTTTAGAGAATGATTATAAAAGCAATTACGATGGCTTCGACCCCAGCAGTGCTGAGGGACATATTATATTCAGCCTTTACCAAAACCAATTTCTCAAACGAAGTTTGGATATGGCCGCTCAAGTAGAACAAAATTTTAAAAAGCTGAACCGCTACAGCCGTGGCGTGAAACAAGCAGGCTTTCTGGTACTTTGGAAAACTTCGATGCCCAGTGTATTGGTGGAAACAGGTTACCTCAGCAACCACATAGAACGCAAATACCTCACTTCATGCAGCGGACAAGACAGTACCGCCATGGGAATTTTCAGGGCGTTTATAGGATATAAGAACATGGTGGAGGGGAGGAAGTAG